A stretch of Mucilaginibacter terrae DNA encodes these proteins:
- a CDS encoding TlpA family protein disulfide reductase: protein MKKIFLLLTLAVITLGANAQTSAEEASTLTKIGQQVPAFEFKLDKDKTASIADYKGKIVLLNFFATWCPPCRQEFPRVQKEIWEKYKDNPKFALMAFGREEGWEKVLPFKESNSYTFNILPDEGRKIFSLFATQSIPRNVVLDENGKIIYQSIGYSEKDFSELLAILDTRLKKLLP, encoded by the coding sequence ATGAAGAAGATTTTTTTGCTCCTAACCTTAGCCGTTATTACTCTTGGCGCTAACGCCCAAACCTCCGCCGAAGAAGCATCTACCTTAACCAAAATTGGCCAGCAGGTGCCGGCATTTGAGTTTAAGCTGGATAAAGATAAAACTGCCTCCATTGCCGATTATAAGGGCAAAATAGTGCTGCTAAACTTTTTTGCCACCTGGTGCCCGCCATGCCGTCAGGAGTTTCCGCGGGTGCAAAAGGAGATTTGGGAAAAGTATAAAGACAACCCCAAATTTGCCCTCATGGCTTTTGGCCGTGAAGAAGGCTGGGAAAAAGTGCTTCCATTTAAAGAAAGTAACAGCTACACCTTTAATATACTGCCCGACGAAGGCCGCAAGATATTCAGCCTGTTTGCCACGCAATCTATACCGCGTAACGTAGTGCTGGATGAGAACGGCAAGATCATTTATCAATCCATAGGTTACAGCGAAAAGGATTTTAGCGAACTGCTGGCAATATTAGATACCCGCCTTAAAAAACTATTACCGTAA
- a CDS encoding ribonuclease H-like YkuK family protein — translation MTWRKFSGEILRTPILEEVEQAIERETALGNKLKVCIGTDSQVKGEVIDFATVIVFLREQRGGFMFIHQERSTKKMSIKERMLNEVQKSIDTAYHLCDLLDLYEVDLEVHADINTNPMFKSNQALHEAMGYILSMGFVFKAKPEAFASSYCANKMVQ, via the coding sequence ATGACCTGGAGAAAATTTAGCGGTGAAATACTGCGCACCCCCATCCTCGAAGAAGTTGAACAAGCCATTGAACGCGAAACAGCCCTGGGCAACAAGCTAAAAGTTTGCATCGGCACCGATTCGCAGGTTAAGGGCGAGGTGATCGATTTTGCCACCGTAATTGTTTTTTTGCGCGAGCAGCGCGGTGGTTTTATGTTCATTCACCAGGAGCGCAGCACCAAAAAAATGAGCATCAAAGAGCGTATGCTCAACGAGGTACAAAAGTCAATAGACACGGCTTACCACCTTTGCGATTTGCTGGATTTGTATGAAGTAGACCTGGAAGTACATGCCGACATAAACACCAACCCCATGTTTAAATCGAACCAAGCCCTGCACGAGGCCATGGGTTATATTTTGAGTATGGGCTTTGTATTTAAGGCCAAGCCCGAAGCTTTTGCCAGCAGCTATTGCGCTAATAAAATGGTGCAGTAA